One window of the Eucalyptus grandis isolate ANBG69807.140 chromosome 8, ASM1654582v1, whole genome shotgun sequence genome contains the following:
- the LOC120287092 gene encoding uncharacterized protein LOC120287092 translates to MGSKLEKAFALLMCNETEKVVLATYQLEGVANTWWMTTLETIFPEGVTQEWNTFLEAFNDKYFSETAREVKMAEFQRLRQGSLYVDEYKAKFAELSRYAPELIENPVNRARRFKDGFKPNMRSALVLLNLKTCNDLYRRAQKIEKDQNDRAASSGSRFNSQQESIRLGKRPMPGGKSHAPPFKMSGFSRPIPSSVGACRLCGRRHGTAPCPTKSGACFKCGQQDHVARNCPRKQRGQPQLPSPPPMRQIIGYAPQNAP, encoded by the coding sequence ATGGGTTCGAAGCTTGAGAAAGCGTTTGCACTGCTGATGTGCAACGAGACAGAGAAGGTAGTCTTAGCAACTTACCAACTGGAGGGAGTTGCGAACACTTGGTGGATGACTACTCTAGAAACAATCTTTCCAGAAGGCGTGACTCAAGAGTGGAACACTTTCCTTGAAGCCTTCAATGATAAGTACTTCTCTGAGACTGCCAGAGAGGTGAAGATGGCTGAATTTCAACGTCTTCGCCAAGGTTCCCTATATGTTGATGAGTATAAGGCAAAGTTCGCTGAACTTTCACGATATGCCCCCGAGTTAATTGAGAACCCTGTGAACCGAGCGAGAAGGTTCAAAGATGGTTTCAAACCAAACATGAGAAGCGCCTTAGTCCTTCTGAATCTGAAGACTTGCAATGATCTATATCGGCGGGCCCAGAAAATTGAGAAGGATCAAAATGATAGAGCTGCCTCATCTGGATCGAGGTTTAACTCTCAGCAAGAAAGTATTCGCCTGGGGAAAAGACCCATGCCTGGAGGTAAATCCCATGCTCCACCCTTCAAGATGAGTGGATTCAGTAGGCCAATACCCAGTAGTGTTGGTGCATGTCGCTTGTGTGGAAGGCGACACGGGACAGCTCCGTGCCCCACCAAGTCAGGAGCGTGTTTCAAATGTGGCCAACAGGATCACGTCGCAAGGAACTGTCCGAGGAAGCAAAGAGGACAACCTCAATTGCCATCGCCACCACCGATGAGACAGATCATAGGGTATGCCCCTCAGAATGCACCGTAG